From the genome of Bradyrhizobium elkanii USDA 76, one region includes:
- the nthB gene encoding nitrile hydratase subunit beta, producing MNGVHDMGGMDGFGKVEPEPNEPMFHEEWESRVLAMVRAMGAAGAFNIDASRFYRETLPPQVYLSSSYYRKWLLGLEALLLDKGFISNDDVAAGHAVAPAKALKHGKFSVADIERIMVRGKFGRAAPGPAKFKAGDRVRAKNIHPATHTRLPRYVRGHVGVVERDHGCHVFPDTVANDAGEHPQWLYTVVFDGRELWGPDSDPTIKVSIDAFEPYLEAV from the coding sequence ATGAACGGCGTCCACGACATGGGCGGCATGGATGGGTTCGGCAAGGTCGAGCCCGAGCCGAACGAGCCGATGTTCCATGAGGAGTGGGAATCCCGGGTGCTCGCCATGGTCCGCGCGATGGGCGCGGCCGGCGCCTTCAACATCGACGCCTCGCGCTTCTATCGCGAGACCCTGCCCCCGCAGGTCTATCTGTCGAGCTCCTACTACAGGAAATGGCTGCTCGGGCTGGAAGCCCTGCTGCTCGACAAGGGCTTCATCTCGAACGACGACGTCGCCGCTGGGCATGCCGTCGCGCCGGCGAAAGCGCTCAAGCACGGCAAGTTCTCGGTGGCCGACATCGAGCGCATCATGGTGCGCGGCAAGTTCGGCCGCGCCGCGCCGGGACCTGCGAAATTCAAGGCCGGCGATCGGGTGCGGGCGAAGAACATCCATCCCGCCACCCACACGCGGCTGCCGCGCTACGTGCGCGGTCACGTCGGGGTGGTCGAGCGCGATCATGGCTGTCACGTATTTCCCGATACGGTCGCCAACGACGCCGGCGAACATCCGCAATGGCTGTACACCGTCGTGTTCGACGGACGCGAGCTGTGGGGACCGGACTCCGATCCGACCATCAAGGTCTCGATCGACGCGTTCGAGCCCTATCTGGAGGCTGTCTGA
- the nthA gene encoding nitrile hydratase subunit alpha, which translates to MSEHDHHHHDHDHSELSETELRVRALESILTEKGYVEAAALDAIVQAYETKIGPHNGARVVAKAWTDPAFKKALLEDASKAVGTLGHVSRVGDHLVAIENTPGRHNMVVCTLCSCYPWEMLGLPPVWYKASPYRSRAVKDPRGVLADFGVSLPKETEIRVWDSTAETRFLVLPMRPEGTEGLSEDQLAELVTRDSMIGTGFPKKPGAPS; encoded by the coding sequence ATGAGCGAACATGATCATCACCACCACGATCACGACCATTCCGAACTGTCGGAGACCGAACTGCGCGTCCGTGCGCTGGAATCGATCCTGACCGAGAAGGGCTATGTCGAGGCTGCCGCGCTCGACGCCATCGTGCAGGCCTACGAGACCAAGATCGGCCCGCATAACGGCGCCCGCGTCGTCGCCAAGGCCTGGACCGATCCCGCCTTCAAGAAGGCGTTGCTCGAGGACGCCAGCAAGGCTGTCGGCACCCTCGGCCATGTCAGCCGGGTCGGCGACCATCTGGTCGCGATCGAGAACACGCCTGGCCGCCACAACATGGTCGTCTGCACATTGTGCTCCTGCTACCCTTGGGAAATGCTGGGGCTGCCGCCGGTCTGGTACAAGGCCTCGCCGTATCGTTCGCGCGCCGTCAAGGATCCGCGCGGCGTGCTCGCCGATTTCGGCGTCAGCCTGCCGAAGGAGACGGAAATCCGGGTCTGGGATTCGACCGCGGAGACGCGCTTTCTGGTGCTGCCGATGCGGCCCGAAGGCACCGAGGGCTTGAGCGAAGACCAGCTCGCCGAGCTGGTGACGCGCGATTCCATGATCGGCACCGGCTTTCCCAAGAAACCGGGAGCGCCGTCATGA
- the queC gene encoding 7-cyano-7-deazaguanine synthase QueC — translation MTDQNASDTALVLFSGGQDSTTCLAWALSRFARVEMLGFTYGQRHAIELDCRDQLLAGIKRVRPEWSAKLGDSHTLDIPTLSEISDTALTRDVAIEMGADGLPNTFVPGRNLVFLTFAGALAYRRGIRHIIGGMCETDYSGYPDCRDETIKALQSALNLGMARDFELHTPLMWLDKAATWRLAHELGGAGLVDLIREHSHTCYLGERGAQHDWGYGCGECPACSLRAKGWREYVARGGP, via the coding sequence ATGACCGATCAGAACGCTTCCGACACCGCGCTGGTGCTGTTTTCCGGCGGCCAGGATTCCACCACGTGCCTTGCCTGGGCCTTGTCGCGCTTTGCCCGCGTCGAGATGCTCGGCTTCACCTACGGCCAGCGCCACGCGATCGAGCTCGATTGCCGGGACCAACTGCTGGCCGGGATCAAGCGCGTTCGGCCGGAATGGTCTGCGAAACTCGGCGACAGCCACACGCTTGATATCCCGACGCTGTCGGAGATTTCCGACACCGCGCTGACCCGCGACGTCGCAATCGAAATGGGCGCGGACGGCTTGCCGAACACCTTCGTGCCCGGCCGCAACCTCGTGTTCCTCACCTTCGCGGGGGCGCTGGCCTATCGGCGCGGCATCCGCCACATCATCGGCGGCATGTGCGAGACTGACTATTCCGGCTATCCGGATTGCCGCGACGAGACCATCAAGGCATTGCAGTCCGCGCTCAATCTCGGCATGGCCAGGGATTTCGAGCTGCACACGCCGCTGATGTGGCTCGACAAGGCCGCGACCTGGCGGCTTGCGCACGAACTCGGCGGAGCAGGGCTGGTCGACCTGATCCGCGAGCACTCGCACACCTGCTATCTCGGCGAACGCGGCGCGCAGCACGATTGGGGCTATGGCTGCGGCGAATGCCCGGCCTGCAGCCTGCGGGCCAAGGGCTGGCGCGAATATGTTGCGCGGGGTGGCCCGTGA
- a CDS encoding nitrile hydratase accessory protein, translated as MDAGAAARATSAVSSIPRDQDGPVFRAPWEAQAFAMALSLHDRGVFTWTEWAAALADQIKRAQAAGDPDTGETYYQHWLATLEHLVAAKGVTTHETLHRYRDAWDRAADRTPHGKPIELTAADFR; from the coding sequence ATGGATGCAGGCGCCGCTGCGCGCGCGACCAGCGCCGTCTCCAGCATCCCCCGCGATCAGGACGGCCCGGTATTCCGCGCCCCCTGGGAAGCGCAGGCATTCGCCATGGCGTTGAGCCTGCATGACCGCGGCGTGTTCACCTGGACCGAATGGGCTGCCGCGCTCGCCGACCAGATCAAGCGCGCGCAGGCTGCCGGCGATCCCGACACCGGCGAGACCTATTACCAGCATTGGCTGGCAACCCTCGAGCACCTCGTGGCCGCCAAGGGCGTCACGACGCATGAGACACTGCACCGCTACCGCGACGCCTGGGACCGCGCCGCCGACCGCACCCCGCACGGCAAGCCGATCGAGCTGACGGCGGCGGATTTTAGGTAG
- a CDS encoding enoyl-CoA hydratase/isomerase family protein — translation MVDDVTIEKGLGPEGRIAVVRFDRGDGINALSPEALRQLTDAARSFEDDGETSVVVLTGGAKSFSAGFDLKDAEGRSRQTMDMGALRRHLKLGPRLTRAWQDMEQVTIGAIEGFCVGGGVALAVALDFRVMARDAHMRVPEIALGMNMSWQSVPRMLHLMGPARTKQAVILADDRISADEAYEWGLVEQVTDPGRSYEAAMALAAKIAAQPPISVAMTKLTVNRLAHALDDLASHMDLDQFALASLTEDHKEGVAAFLGRRRPRFKGR, via the coding sequence GTGGTTGATGATGTGACGATCGAGAAGGGGCTCGGACCGGAGGGACGGATCGCGGTGGTGCGGTTCGACCGCGGCGACGGTATCAACGCGCTGTCGCCGGAGGCGCTGCGGCAGCTGACCGACGCGGCGCGCAGTTTCGAGGACGATGGCGAGACCTCGGTGGTGGTGCTGACCGGCGGCGCCAAATCGTTCAGCGCCGGCTTCGACCTCAAGGATGCCGAAGGGCGTTCGCGCCAGACCATGGACATGGGCGCGCTGCGCCGGCACCTGAAGCTCGGGCCGCGGCTGACGCGCGCCTGGCAGGACATGGAGCAGGTCACGATCGGCGCGATCGAGGGGTTTTGCGTCGGCGGCGGCGTGGCACTCGCGGTCGCGCTGGATTTCCGCGTCATGGCGCGCGACGCGCATATGCGGGTGCCGGAAATCGCGCTCGGCATGAACATGAGCTGGCAGAGCGTGCCGCGCATGCTGCATCTGATGGGACCGGCGCGCACCAAGCAGGCGGTGATCCTGGCCGACGACCGGATCTCGGCCGATGAGGCCTACGAATGGGGCTTGGTGGAGCAGGTGACCGATCCCGGAAGGTCATATGAAGCCGCGATGGCGCTCGCGGCCAAGATCGCCGCCCAGCCGCCGATCTCGGTCGCGATGACCAAGCTGACGGTCAACCGGCTGGCACATGCGCTCGACGATCTCGCCAGCCACATGGACCTCGACCAGTTCGCGCTGGCCAGCCTGACCGAGGATCACAAGGAAGGCGTCGCGGCGTTCCTCGGACGGCGGAGGCCGCGCTTCAAGGGGCGCTGA
- the mazG gene encoding nucleoside triphosphate pyrophosphohydrolase: MTPSRDISRLIEIMAALRTPVTGCPWDLVQNFETIAPYTIEEAYEVADAIARGDLDDLREELGDLLLQVVYHARMAEEQNAFAFGDVVEAITSKMIRRHPHVFADKDGNIQPAGVKSAWERIKAEEKAERAARRPPEETAHKSLLASVKAGLPALTRAMELQRKASTVGFDWNDPRAVLAKIREEADEIEAALDRNDKAEIAEETGDLMFALVNLARHVDADPETALRATNVKFERRFAYIEKALAAKGRSLDSASLEEMDALWNEAKTAVVPAKAGTHTA; this comes from the coding sequence ATGACCCCTTCCCGCGACATTTCCCGCCTGATCGAGATCATGGCTGCGCTGCGCACGCCGGTGACCGGCTGCCCTTGGGACCTCGTGCAGAATTTCGAGACCATCGCGCCCTACACGATCGAGGAGGCCTATGAGGTTGCGGATGCGATCGCGCGCGGCGATCTCGACGATTTGCGCGAGGAACTCGGCGACCTGCTGTTGCAGGTGGTCTATCACGCCAGGATGGCTGAGGAGCAGAACGCGTTCGCGTTCGGCGATGTGGTCGAGGCGATCACCAGCAAGATGATCCGCCGTCACCCGCACGTCTTCGCGGACAAGGACGGCAACATCCAGCCGGCCGGCGTCAAGAGCGCCTGGGAACGGATCAAGGCCGAGGAGAAGGCCGAGCGCGCCGCGCGGCGGCCGCCCGAGGAGACCGCGCACAAATCGCTGCTGGCGAGCGTGAAGGCGGGCCTGCCTGCCCTGACGCGCGCAATGGAGCTGCAGCGCAAGGCATCCACCGTCGGCTTCGACTGGAACGACCCGCGCGCCGTGCTCGCCAAGATCCGCGAGGAGGCCGACGAGATCGAGGCCGCGCTCGACCGCAACGACAAGGCGGAGATCGCGGAGGAAACCGGCGACCTGATGTTCGCGCTGGTCAACCTCGCCCGCCACGTCGACGCCGATCCGGAAACCGCGCTGCGTGCGACCAACGTCAAGTTCGAGCGGCGCTTTGCCTATATCGAGAAGGCGCTGGCGGCGAAGGGGCGTTCGCTCGATAGCGCATCGCTGGAGGAGATGGACGCGTTGTGGAACGAAGCAAAGACCGCCGTCGTCCCGGCGAAAGCCGGGACCCATACCGCGTGA